GTCGGTATCATCTCCGGTATCGCGTTGTGGCTGCTCGGGACCTTTCTGGGCGTCGTCTTAGTCGAGTTGTTCTCGCTGACCGGCGAGGAACTGGAACTGCTCGGGATCACCGTCTCCGACTCGGTAGCGGGGATCATCAACATGCTGAAGATCCCGCTATTGATCCTGATTACGGGGTTGGTGTTCGGAGCGATCGGGTTCGCCATCGGCTTTGGATCGCTCGTCTCGATCCCGTATTTCAGGGCCAACGCCCGCGAGCGTGAGATCAACGTTCTGCTGTCCGATGCCGTCTCTTTTATGTACGCGCTCTCAGTGGGGGGACTGAACCAACTGGAGATCCTCCAGGCGATGGCACAGGCCGACGACACGTACGGTGAAGTCGCCCTCGAGTTCCAGTCGCTCGTCCTGGAGACGGAATACTTCGACACCGACTACCGGACGGCCGTCCGGAACCAGGCCCTAGAGACCCCGTCCGACGAACTCTCACAGTTCCTCACCGACATGCTCTCGATCATCAACTCCGGTGGGGACATGACCTCGTTCCTCGAAGACCAGAAGGAGAAACACATGCGGACCGCCCGCCAGGAACAGGAGAAGATGCTGGAGACCTTGGAGCTGTTCGGCGAGATGTACATGACCCTCTCGCTGTTCCCACTCTTGCTCATCATCATCCTCGTCATCATGTCGATGATGGGTAACGCCCAGCAGATGCTCATCTACGGGACGGTCTACGTCCTGATCCCGTTGGTCGGCGTCGGCTTCCTCGTCCTCACGTCGACGGTCACCCAGGACTCGATCGGTGACGGCTACCTGCGGCCCAACTCCGGCGAGGAGGACATCGTCGTCGACGAAGGTGTCGGCGTGTTCAACCTCGGCCTCGTCGAGCGCTACACCGGTGAGTTCAGTGTCTTCGATCGGATCAAGAGCCGGGAAGGGACCTACGAACTGGTCGGAATCCTCGCGGAGCCACACTACTTCTTCCGTGACCACCCGCTGTTGGTGCTCGGGCTGACGATCCCGATCTCGATCGTCGCGGTCGTCGCCGCCGTCCTCCTCGGGTTCGCCCCGCTCCAACTGGAGGGTCCCGGCGGGTTCATCCAGAACCCGGTCCGGTCGACGTTCTTCTGGGTGTACATGCCGATGTACATCAACTTCCTTCCGTTGACGATCTTCTACGAATGGAACCAACGTTCGCGAAACGCCATCGTCAACAACCTCTCGGAAAACCTGCGGAAACTCGCCTCGGCAAACGATACAGGGATGACGCTGCTTGAATCGATCAAGGTCGTCTCCGAGACCTCCTCGGGTAAGCTCTCCGAGGAGTTCGAGACGATCCACGCGAAAGTCAACTACGGGACCAGTCTGAAACAATCACTCAGGGAGTTCAACAACAAGTACCACGTCCCACGGCTGGCCCGGACAGTGAAACTGATCGCGGAGGCACAGGAAGCCTCCAGTCAGATTCAGGACGTCCTGTCGACGGCCGCACAGGCCTCCGAGAACCAGGACGACATCGATCGGGACCGAAAGTCCCGAACGCGGATGCAAGTTGTCATTATCCTTATGACCTATCTCA
Above is a window of Haloarcula halophila DNA encoding:
- a CDS encoding type II secretion system F family protein, producing MSLDTRGQQQLSDNGTLGDTFYPAYQMLFDEDSDFVGSVEKKLSQARMADNVEMFLARALAVGIISGIALWLLGTFLGVVLVELFSLTGEELELLGITVSDSVAGIINMLKIPLLILITGLVFGAIGFAIGFGSLVSIPYFRANAREREINVLLSDAVSFMYALSVGGLNQLEILQAMAQADDTYGEVALEFQSLVLETEYFDTDYRTAVRNQALETPSDELSQFLTDMLSIINSGGDMTSFLEDQKEKHMRTARQEQEKMLETLELFGEMYMTLSLFPLLLIIILVIMSMMGNAQQMLIYGTVYVLIPLVGVGFLVLTSTVTQDSIGDGYLRPNSGEEDIVVDEGVGVFNLGLVERYTGEFSVFDRIKSREGTYELVGILAEPHYFFRDHPLLVLGLTIPISIVAVVAAVLLGFAPLQLEGPGGFIQNPVRSTFFWVYMPMYINFLPLTIFYEWNQRSRNAIVNNLSENLRKLASANDTGMTLLESIKVVSETSSGKLSEEFETIHAKVNYGTSLKQSLREFNNKYHVPRLARTVKLIAEAQEASSQIQDVLSTAAQASENQDDIDRDRKSRTRMQVVIILMTYLTLLGVMALLKTQFLDVMSGLATQASGSSSSAAGGGQFGGNVDTEALSMLFFHAVTLQAILSSFIAGYIREVKIAAGVKFAVVLQTIALAVWIAVG